One window of the Methylocystis parvus OBBP genome contains the following:
- the queC gene encoding 7-cyano-7-deazaguanine synthase QueC yields the protein MASSQNEGASALVLFSGGQDSTTCLAWALSRFQRVETVGFDYGQRHRVELEQRAVLREGLARLSAEWRARLGEDHTISIEALGAISDTALTRDAEIALRDDGLPTTFVPGRNLLFLTFAAALAYRRDVADLVGGMCETDYSGYPDCRHETIRALNRALTLGMGMDLEIHTPLMWIDKAATWKLARELGGDALVSLIVEDTHTCYLGERGKRFDWGYGCGECPACRLRAAGWEKFAAAVA from the coding sequence ATGGCGTCGAGCCAAAATGAGGGCGCGTCGGCGCTCGTGCTGTTCTCGGGCGGGCAGGATTCGACGACTTGCCTCGCTTGGGCGCTCTCGCGATTCCAGCGCGTCGAGACCGTGGGCTTCGATTACGGTCAGCGTCACCGGGTCGAGCTGGAGCAGCGCGCGGTTCTGCGCGAGGGGCTGGCGCGCCTTTCCGCTGAATGGCGCGCGCGGCTCGGCGAAGATCACACGATTTCGATCGAAGCGCTCGGGGCCATCTCCGACACCGCTCTTACCCGCGACGCCGAAATTGCTCTCAGAGATGACGGGTTGCCGACGACTTTCGTGCCGGGCCGCAATCTGCTTTTTCTGACCTTCGCCGCGGCGCTCGCCTATCGGCGCGACGTCGCCGACCTGGTCGGCGGCATGTGCGAGACGGATTATTCCGGCTATCCCGATTGCCGGCATGAGACCATCCGCGCCCTCAATCGCGCGCTGACCCTCGGCATGGGGATGGATCTCGAAATCCATACGCCGCTGATGTGGATCGACAAGGCCGCCACCTGGAAATTGGCGCGCGAACTCGGGGGCGACGCGCTCGTGTCGCTCATCGTCGAAGACACCCATACCTGCTATCTCGGCGAGCGCGGCAAGCGCTTCGACTGGGGGTATGGCTGTGGCGAATGCCCGGCCTGCCGGCTTCGCGCCGCGGGGTGG